The genome window ACCTCCCTACTAATTAGAAGAAACCAAGTTTGTCTTCGCTGTAGCTAACTAATAAGTTTTTCGTTTGCTGATAATGCGATAACATCATCTTATGGTTTTCACGACCAACACCCGACATTTTATAGCCACCGAACGCTGCATGTGCAGGATAAGCATGGTAGCAGTTTGTCCAAACACGACCTGCTTGAATACCTCGACCGAAGCGGTATGCTGTATTCATATCACGTGTCCATACACCTGCACCTAAACCATATAATGTGTCATTTGCAATTTCTAATGCTTCCTCTTTTGTTTTAAATGTTGTTACGGCAACAACTGGCCCGAAGATTTCTTCTTGGAAAATACGCATTTTATTGTGTCCTTTGAAGACTGTTGGCTTAATATAGTAACCATTTTCAAAGCCTGACCCTACATTATTTTTCTCTCCTCCAATTAGACATTCTGCACCTTCTTGCTTGCCAATATCTAAGTAAGAAAGAATTTTTTCCATTTGTTCACTTGAAGCCTGTGCACCCATCATTGTATTTGGATCAAGTGGATTCCCAACTTTAATCGCCTCAACACGCTGTAGGACACGCTCCATAAATTTATCGTAAATAGATTCTTGAATTAGTGCACGAGAAGGACATGTACATACTTCACCTTGATTTAGAGCGAATAATACAAGGCCCTCAACTGCTTTATCTAAAAAGGCATCATCTTCATCCATAATATCTTCAAAGAAAATATTTGGTGATTTACCGCCCAATTCTAATGTAACTGGAATAAGATTTTGTGAAGCATATTGCATAATTAAGCGACCTGTCGTTGTTTCACCAGTAAAGGCAATTTTGCCGATGCGTGGATTTGATGCTAGCGGCTTCCCTGCCTCTAAACCAAAGCCATTGACAACATTCAGTACACCTGGTGGCAATAAATCTTCTATTAATTCAACGAGCACCATAATTGAAGTTGGTGTTTGCTCTGCAGGTTTTAACACTACACAGTTTCCAGCTGCAAGTGCAGGTGCTAGTTTCCAAACAGCCATTAATAACGGGAAGTTCCAAGGGATAATTTGACCTACTACCCCAATTGGCTCATGGAAATGATAAGCAACTGTATCATTATCGATTTGGCTTACCGCACCTTCTTGTGCACGTAAAGCCCCCGCAAAATAACGGAAATGATCAATTGCAAGAGGGATATCTGCATTTAATGTCTCACGTACCGCTTTTCCGTTATCCCATGTTTCCGCAACGGCTAGTTTTTCTAAATTTTGTTCAATGCGGTCCGCAATTTTAAGTAAAATGTTTGCACGCTCTGTTGCGGATGTTTTTCCCCATGCATCTTTTGCGGCATGTGCTGCATCAAGTGCAAGTTCAATATCCTCAGAAGTGGAACGAGCTGCTTGTGTAAAAATTTGTCCAGTAACAGGAGTAACATTATCGAAGTATTGACCTTTGACCGGAGGCGTCCATTCTCCACCAATGTAATTCTCATACTTTTCTTTGAATTGAACTACCGATCCTTCAGTGTTTGGAAATGCATAAACCATTTTACTTCTCCCCTTTACACAAAATAATGAGAAAATATCTACAAAAATCATTATTATATATCGAAATAACAATATTTTCATAGAAACCCTCTTACCCACTATATTGTCAGAAACGAAAAATAATATCAACTTTTTTAAAAATTTTTCCTAACAATTTATTTTTACTAGAAAAGCTTCTAGGATTCACGGTGCGACCTACGATAATGTATACTTAAAAATAATATAAATGTATAGGAGAACAGTATGCGAATTAATAAATATTTAAGTGAAACAGGTATCGTATCTCGTCGTGGCGCAGATAAATGGATAGCAGAAGGTAAAGTAACGATAAATGGTGAACTTGCCACGGTCGGCAGTCAAGTTGAGGCTGGTGATATGGTTTGTGTTGATGGAAAAGAGGTAAAAAAAGAAGAACAGCTCGTATATATTGCCTTAAACAAACCAGTAGGAATTACAAGCACCACGGAACGTCATATAAAAGGAAATGTTGTTGATTTTGTCAATCACCCCCTACGTATTTTTCATATTGGACGACTCGATAAAGAATCAGAAGGGCTATTATTACTAACAAATGATGGTGACATCGTTAATAAAATTTTACGTGCGGAAAACCATCACGAAAAAGAATATATCGTGCAGGTTGATAAACCTATTACGGAGCAATTTATTAAAAAAATAGGGGCTGGTGTAGATATTTTAGATACTACAACCTTACCTTGTTATGTTGAAAAAATATCTGATAAAGTCTTTAAAATCATTTTAGAGCAAGGCTTAAATCGTCAAATACGTCGTATGTGTTCAGCACTTGGCTACTCAGTTAAGCGTCTACAACGTATTCGTATTATGAATATTAAACTTGGTAATTTAAAGGTTGGACAGTGGCGCGATTTAACAGATAAAGAGCAAACAGAACTATTCAAACTACTCAAATACACACCAAAATAAAGCCATTTAAGGGGATAGAGCTATGCTGTCAATTCAAAGTACTGAGCAGTTAACGGGGGCACGGATTAGCGGTGATTTTTGGGATTTAGATGAGCTCATCAATGCTATTTACAAAATAACTGGTGATGAAAACAAATATTATGATTATCAAGGAGCGCGCCGTCGCATCCTTAGTGTTTGCTACAATTTACGTAAAGCTGCCAAGGGGGAGCAACAGCTTGAGTTTGTCAGTAATGGGCTCAATAAAAGTATTCTGACACAGCATGAACTAATTTTCCCCAATAAAAATGTTTATTTCGCAGCAGAGGTTCTTTGGCCGGAGCTAATCTTTACTGCTATCGCATTAAATGATTTCATTCGCCTACACAAAGAGCTAATTGATTCCTCTGACTGGAATATTGACGTTGCTGCAATTCGCAAATTCCAAGCAGCAGTTGCTGATTGTTTAGAGCAGGAACTGAAAGAGGAAGAATACTTAGTATTTTTAAGAATGCTGCACACTAAAAGCCCATTAACATTCCGTTATGCAACACAGTATGTAGATGTATTGAACCTAGAGTATATTCAACTAAGTTTGGAGGAACGTAAAGCTCATTTAGCGGCTTTTGCGCTCCGACTAATGTTAGAAGACGACGAGTATGTGGTGCTAAAATCACAGCTTATGGAGGCTGCGATTACTACAAAAAAGGCGTTGCATGAAATTGAAATTAAAGCTAATTATCCTGAAACAATTTTGTGGTAAATAGAAAGCGCCGTCTCAACTAATTTTGAGACGGCTACTTTTCTTCTATTCTTGAATTGTCTTATAAGCCATTTTTCGAATAACTTCCTTGTGCTGTGGATAATCAGCTAAAAGCTCCTCTTGTGTAAACAATTCAAAGTCTTCAAAATCAAAGCCTGGTGCAACCATACAGCCTACTAAACTAAATGTATCTGCATCCTCCACGGATGAGCCAAATATAGTGTTTTTCGGTACTGCTATTTGTGGTACTTCTCCTGCCTCAACATTTAATCCAAGCTTCTTCGCCTCGTATGTACCATCTGGGAAAATCATATGGACTGTTAACGGACTTCCAGCATGATAATACCAAAGCTCGTCCGATTTCAAACGGTGTAAATGCGAGATATCCTGTGAACGTAGTAAGAAATAAATGCTCGTATAAATTGGTCTTTGCACATCCCTTACAGCTATATCCTCAGATGCTCGAAATGAGGAAATATAATAACCTCCTTCAGGATGCTCTGCTAAATTTAATTTTTCAATAAAATATTGTGCTGAATACTTCATAAAACATCACTCCTTTCGTTCACATTACCAAATAAGAAAGGACGAATGCTACTACTATTTCATCACTTTGATCATTCTATCCGTCGATTTGGCCTTTCTTTCCGTCACGTTGACTGCTCTTTCCGTCGCTCTAGCCTTTCTTTCCGTCGATTTGATCATTCTACCTCGCTTTGGCCCTTCTTTCCGTCACTTTGATAACTCTATCCGTCGCTCTAGCCTTTCTTTCCCTCGCTTTGACTGCTCTATCCGTCGCTCCAGCCTTTCTTTCCGTCACTTTGATCATTCTACCTCGCTTTGGCCCTTCTTTCCGTCACTTTGATAACTCTATCCGTCGCTCTAGCCTTTCTTTCCGTCGCTTTGACTGCTCTATCCGTCACTCCAGCCTTTCTTTCCGTCACTTTGATCATTCTACCTCGCTCTAGCCTTTCTTTCCGTCGCTTTGACTGCTCTATCCGTCGCTCCAGCCTTTCTTTCCGTCGCTTTGATCATTCTACCTCGCTCTGTCCTTTCTTCCCGTCGCTTTGATCATTCTACGTCGCTCTGCCCTTTCTTTCCGTCACCTTGACGTCTCTATTCGTCGCTCTAGCCCTTCTATCCTTCACTTTATCAGTTCTATCCGTCTGCTCACTCCCTTCGATCATACGAAAAAGACGCCTCAAAATTGAGACGCCTTCTCCCTCTATAAACCACCTAAATAAGCTGCCTTTACTTGCTCACTCTCTTGAAGCTCTTTTGCAGTACCTGATAATACAATACGTCCCGTTTCAAGTACGTACGCACGATTTGCTACGGATAAGGCCATATTCGCGTTTTGCTCTACAAGCAATACGGTTGTACCCTCTTTATTGACTTGTTCAATAATATTAAAAATATTTTTTACCATGAGTGGCGCAAGCCCCATTGAAGGTTCATCCATTAATAATAACTTCGGTTTTGCCATTAATGCTCGGCCCATCGCCAGCATCTGTTGCTCACCACCAGATAATGTACCTGATTGCTGTTTACGACGCTCCAAAAGTCGTGGGAATAGTTCAAACACATGATCCATATCTTTTTTGATGCCAGCTTTATCGTTGCGGAGATATGCCCCTAGCTCTAAGTTTTCTTCAACTGACATATTGGCAAAAACACGACGCCCCTCTGGAACATGTGAAATACCTGATTTTACAATTGTCTGTGCAGCCTTCCCTGCGATAGAGAAGCCTTCATATTCAATGATGCCGCCCTTTGGTTTTATTAAGCCAGATAATGTTTTTAATAATGTGCTTTTACCAGCACCATTTGCACCGATTAACGTTACGATTTCACCCTCGTTTACTTCTAAAGAGAGGCCTTTTAATGCTTGAATATTACCGTAAAATACATCTATATTTTGTACTTTTAGCATTAGCTGATAACCTCCTCACCAAGGTAAGCTTCAATTACCTTTGGATTGTTGCGTATTTCTTCTGGTGTTCCATCAGCGATTAATTGACCGTGATCGAGTACATAAATACGTTCACAAATTCCCATAACTAAGCTCATATCGTGCTCTATTAGAAGAATTGTTAAGCCAAATTCTTTACGTATAAATGCTATTAGCTCCATTAGATCATGCGTTTCCTGCGGGTTCATCCCAGCTGCTGGCTCATCTAATAATAGCAATTTAGGTTTCGCCGCTAGAGCACGAGCAATTTCTAGGCGACGCTGCATCCCATATGGTAAATTTTTCGCTAGCTCATCCCTATAAACGTCTAAGCCAAAGATTTTTAAGAACTCAATGGATTGATGCTCCATTTCTACCTCACCTTTAAAATGGTTCGGCAAACGGAAAATGGAAGACCACATAGAGTGTTTCGCAAGTGAATGGTTCGCTACCTTTACATTATCTAAAACAGATAGCTCTTTAAATAAACGAATATTTTGGAATGTACGGCTAATACCTTTTTGCGTTACTTGATATGGTGCAAGCCCATTTAACTTTATACCATCAAATGTAATAGTACCCTCTGTAGGCATATAAACCCCCGTAAGCATATTAAAGCTCGTTGTTTTTCCAGCACCATTAGGTCCAATAAGACCGACTAATTCTCCACGATTTAGGTACATATTAACGCCCTGTACCGCCTTTAAACCACCGAATTGAATCCCCATATTTTCAACATTGATAAGAAGGTTTCCAGTCATTATTTTGTACCTCCTTTTCTACCAAACTTAAATAAATCCGTAACTTCTTTTGTTCCCATCAAACCTGTTGGACGGTACAACATTACGACTATTAATACTAAGCTGTAAATAATCATACGTGTTTCTGGGAAGTTTGCTAGGTAAGCTGAGATTACAGTTAAGAAAATCGCAGCAATAACGGATCCTGAAAGACTTCCTAAACCACCCAGAACTACATAGATTAAAATATCAAATGATTTTAAGAAACCAAAAGTTGTCGGTTGAATAATGTAAAAATTATGTGCAAAGATGGCCCCTGCAAGACCAGCAAAGAAAGAACCAATTGCGAACGCCACCACTTTATAGTAGGTTGTGTTAATACCCATTGCATCTGCCGCAATTTCGTCCTCACGAATCGAAATACACGCGCGTCCATGACGAGAATTCGTAAAGTTCGAGATTACTAAAATTGTTAGAACAACACCTATGAATGCATAAGTCCAATTAGATAAATATTCAACCTGCATCCCTGCTGCGCCACCAACATAATCCGTATTTAAAAAGATAATCCGTATAATTTCCGCAAAACCAAGCGTTGCAATTGCTAAATAGTCACCCTTTAAACGTAACGTCGGAATACCTACAATTAAACCGGCTACTGCTGCTGCCAGTGCCCCTAAGAAAATAGCTAATGGGAACGGAAGCATTAGCTTAGTAGTAATAATTGCAGAAATATATGCCCCAACTGCTAGGAAACCGGCATGCCCAATCGAGAACTGACCAGTAATCCCAATGACGATGTGTAAGCTGACCGCAAGCATGATGTTAATACATATTGTGATCAACATATTTTGATAGTAAATATCGAGAATGTTCGTTGAAATAAGCACCTGAACAACTGCATAGATGACTAGCGCTAATACGGCATAACCCCAGAAAACTTTAGACTTTTTCATCATTACCGCTCACCTACACTTTCTCACGGGCGTTTTTACCAAAGATACCCGATGGTCTGAAGATTAAAATTAAAATTAAAATAACGAATGCCGCTGCATCGCGCCATAAAGAGAAACCAAGTGCACTTACTAATGATTCCACTACACCTAATAACATGCCGCCAACCACGGCACCAGGAATAATACCTATACCACCAAGAACTGCCGCGATGAACGCTTTAACCCCTGGAATAACCCCCATTAATGGATCGATTTTCGTATAGTAAACACCAAAGATAACACCTGCTGCACCCGCTAAAGCAGAACCAATTGCGAATGTTGCTGAAATGGTATTATCTACATTAATACCCATTAAACGAGCTGCATCAGCATCATGGGAAACCGCGCGCATCGCCTTTCCGATTTTTGTTTTATGTACGATGAATTGTAAAAGAATCATCAGTACAATTGCGACAGATAAAATTAATATTGATGTACTACTGATTTGAACACCGAAAACATCAAATGACTTACTTTTAATGACTTCCGGATATGCTGCTGGTTGTGCACCTCTGAAGAAGATAGTCGTATATTCGATTAATAGCGATACACCAATTGCAGTAATTAAAGCAGCAATACGTGTCGCATTTCGTAAACGCTTATAAGCAATACGTTCAATTAAAACACCAAAGATTGCACAGACCGTCATCGCCAATAATAGTGCTGGAAAGAAGCCAAGCTCCCATTTAGCAATTGCGTAAAAGCCAATAAATGACCCAATCATGAAGACATCGCCGTGGGCAAAGTTAATCAGCTTAATAATCCCGTATACCATCGTATACCCTAGCGCTATTAATGCGTAGATACTACCTAGTGAAATACCATTCACAAGCTGCTGTATCCATTCCATGAGCGTTCACTCCTTTTTATTTTTTGAAAAATGCAAAAATAGGACTTACTTCTACATGTTATTATTGAAAATAGAGTAAATTGTGTCCTCTTAAAAAATTTTTTACATGGTCTATCAATTTCGCCTTGGCGTAATTGTTGCTTTCGCACAGATAAACAATGCGTTCGGAGGCTTTATCTTCATTTAGAGGTGTTTAGACACTAAGGAACCATATTCGCATTCATCTTTCAATGGTGGGAGTCTTCTCTGAATGAAGATAAAATATAAAAAGGAAGGCGTGTTTACCCGCCTCCCCTTGCCTACAAAACATTAAGGATTAACTTTAGAGTTGAACACTTGTTTACCGTCTTTAAATTCAAGAACTGTTGCTGTTTTAATTGGGTTATGATTTTCGTCAACTGAGAAAGTACCTGTTACTAAAGAAAGATCTTTTGTGTCAGCTAATGCGTTTTTAATTGCTTCCCCATCCGTAGAGCCTGCACGTTTAATAGCATCCGCAATGTAGTAAATAGTGTCATAGCCAAGTGCATTAAATGCATCTGGTGCTTTATCGCTGTTCGCTGCTTTAAACGCCTTTACGAAGTCTTGAATTTTTGCATCTTTGTCTTCTGAAGAGTAATGGTTTGTGATGAACGTATTGTTAAGTGCATCCGCACCAGCTAGCTCTACTAATGTTGGTGAATCCCAACCATCAGCTCCCATCAGTGGCACTGTAATACCCATTTCACGCGCTTGTTTAACAATTAAACCAACCTCTTCATAATATCCTGGGATAAAGATGAAGTCTGGGTTCTCTGCTTTAATACTTGTTAATTGTGTACGGAAGTCAGCATCCTTCGCTACATACGCTTCTTCCTTTACAACTTTCCCGCCATTTTTTGTAATTGTTTCTTTAAATGATTTCGCTAAACCTTTTGCATAGTCAGACGCGTTGTCCGCAAAAATAGCTACATTTTTAGCCTTTAAGTTATCAGCAGCAAAGTTTGCTGCCACAATCCCTTGGAATGGGTCAATGAAACAAGTACGGAATGCATACTCATTAATGCTACCGTTATCATTTACTGTAATGTTTGGAGCAGTACCAGAACCAGTAACAATTGGGATTTTATTTTTATTCGCAATTTGAACAGTAGCAACTGTATTACCAGAAGTTGCTGGCGCTAGCATTGCTACTACTTTATCTTGCGTTGCTAGTTTAATAGCTGCTGCAGTAGCCTCTGAGTTTTCTGATTTGTTATCTACTTTAATAAGGTCAATTTTTTTACCGTCGATCCCGCCATTATCATTAATCTCTTTAACAGCAAGATCTGCCCCCAGAGCAATTGAAGAACCATAGGAAGCTACGTTACCTGAAAGCTCTAAGTTTGCACCGATTTTAATAGTATCACCGTTAGATGAGCCACCACCTGATGATGATCCTCCTCCTGAACTTGAACTATCTCCATTACCACAGCCAGCAAGAACTCCAGCAAGTAGTGAAGATGCAATTAGAAGTGAGCCGAACTTTTTAAGCTTTTTGTTCTCTTTCATAATTATATTCCCCCTTATTTTTTCAAATGTTAGATATTTCTGATAATTATAAACAATTATATTCATTTCCTCAATAACAAAAATAACCAAAATAATTATTTATAACTACTAAAACTGAACTACAATATTATTCATTTATGCCTTTTACATTGTAAAACATTCTTTATATTTAGTCTAGAGTGATTTTTCAGTATAATTTGTTATTTAAGAATTATCTGTTAATTTTATATATATATGAGTATAGAACTATATTTTTTTACAATAAAACTTCTTAAAGGAGGCCCATTTTTTGGATCATCACCATAACGTGTGGTTGATTTCCGTTCCGACTGGGCGCTTTGCCGCTGACGCTTCGCTTTCGCACAGATAAAACATTGTTCGCTTTCGCGCAGAGCAAAGCTTCCTGGGGGCGTCCGATGAGCCACTGATCCCGAAGGAGTCGCCCAGTTTCCACTCCAATCAACTAATATACATGGTATACGTTTTAACAAATGTCACCCACAACTTTTGGTGGTAAACCCATTTTTTAAAAAATTGAAAGATATTTATCTTTTTAGGAAATACCAACAACCCTCTTTTAATAGAATTACTAACTACTATATGTACTTTTATTTATAGGAAAACAAAGGGTGTATTAGATAAATTATCCATGGAATGGAGTGAGGAAAGGAATAGGGGTTCTAATATTTTGTGAAACAGAAGCAATTATTAATAAAAAGAGCCTAGAGTACTGAACTCTAAGCTTCTTTCAAAACAAACACACAGAGGCGTTCGTTAATATTTGTTTCATTTTCAAGATGAACCTCATGGATTAACTCAAAAGGTGTCCCATGATGTAAAAACTGCAAATAATCATATGGTGGATAGTATAAAATAATATGAATTTCACGCATATGCTGCTCATAAGACTTCCAAATATTATGAATGACTGTACGGAAAATATGGATTGAAAACGGATTAAAAAAAAAGAAAACCGTGTCGCATGGTTGAATAGCATAGTCTTCCGCTATTGAATGAATAAGTGTAATTGGAGCTTGAGCACTCTTTTTCTGAAGGTAGCTCCTTTTATTATTCTCAGCCTCTGCATAAAAACCTGCATCCATTTCTATCCCAATCGTTGGAATATGCAATTTATGATGTACGTAAATCGGGACCCTCCCTTTTCCACACCCCATATCAATAAATACTGGATTATCAGGCATTTCATACTCTGAAAATAATTGTTCTAATCCAACATACGGTGTTGGTTCATAGCGATGGTAATGAGCTAGTTTAGGGAAACCGTATTGTTCACCGACTGTGTTAATATGCAAATTTTTATCAAATTGATGTTCATTCATAATAGTAGACTCCTAAAAAAAGAATGCTTTATTTTAGCACGACCAAAAGAAAAAACCATACCCAAATGTTTTGGATATGGTTATTTTTTTAACGACCTCTTCGGTTAAATTTAAAAACAAAGAGAAGCCCTATTATTAACAAGGCCAAGCAAACAATTGCTGTAAGCATTGTATTTTTATCGATAACAGTTTCTTGCTTTAATTGTTCATCGCTTTGGTTAGGCATCCCCATAGGGCCACCATTTTGGTCAGGACGCTGCATTGGACCATCACCATTTGGTCCTTCCCCCTGATTATCGCCATTTTGATTAAATGGAGGGGCTTGTGAAGGATCAAAGTCATCTGGTCTTTGCATCGGATTATTCATTTCATCATTTTCGTTTGGATTAGGCATTTCCATATTCCCTTGTGACGTTGTAGTTGCTTCTACAACAAGCTCTCCGGACAGCTGCTTTAAAATAGATTCAGAACGTTGTTTAGCAAATTCAGGGAGACTATT of Lysinibacillus agricola contains these proteins:
- the adh gene encoding aldehyde dehydrogenase; protein product: MVYAFPNTEGSVVQFKEKYENYIGGEWTPPVKGQYFDNVTPVTGQIFTQAARSTSEDIELALDAAHAAKDAWGKTSATERANILLKIADRIEQNLEKLAVAETWDNGKAVRETLNADIPLAIDHFRYFAGALRAQEGAVSQIDNDTVAYHFHEPIGVVGQIIPWNFPLLMAVWKLAPALAAGNCVVLKPAEQTPTSIMVLVELIEDLLPPGVLNVVNGFGLEAGKPLASNPRIGKIAFTGETTTGRLIMQYASQNLIPVTLELGGKSPNIFFEDIMDEDDAFLDKAVEGLVLFALNQGEVCTCPSRALIQESIYDKFMERVLQRVEAIKVGNPLDPNTMMGAQASSEQMEKILSYLDIGKQEGAECLIGGEKNNVGSGFENGYYIKPTVFKGHNKMRIFQEEIFGPVVAVTTFKTKEEALEIANDTLYGLGAGVWTRDMNTAYRFGRGIQAGRVWTNCYHAYPAHAAFGGYKMSGVGRENHKMMLSHYQQTKNLLVSYSEDKLGFF
- the rluF gene encoding 23S rRNA pseudouridine(2604) synthase RluF; the encoded protein is MRINKYLSETGIVSRRGADKWIAEGKVTINGELATVGSQVEAGDMVCVDGKEVKKEEQLVYIALNKPVGITSTTERHIKGNVVDFVNHPLRIFHIGRLDKESEGLLLLTNDGDIVNKILRAENHHEKEYIVQVDKPITEQFIKKIGAGVDILDTTTLPCYVEKISDKVFKIILEQGLNRQIRRMCSALGYSVKRLQRIRIMNIKLGNLKVGQWRDLTDKEQTELFKLLKYTPK
- a CDS encoding DUF6904 family protein, which gives rise to MLSIQSTEQLTGARISGDFWDLDELINAIYKITGDENKYYDYQGARRRILSVCYNLRKAAKGEQQLEFVSNGLNKSILTQHELIFPNKNVYFAAEVLWPELIFTAIALNDFIRLHKELIDSSDWNIDVAAIRKFQAAVADCLEQELKEEEYLVFLRMLHTKSPLTFRYATQYVDVLNLEYIQLSLEERKAHLAAFALRLMLEDDEYVVLKSQLMEAAITTKKALHEIEIKANYPETILW
- a CDS encoding cupin domain-containing protein produces the protein MKYSAQYFIEKLNLAEHPEGGYYISSFRASEDIAVRDVQRPIYTSIYFLLRSQDISHLHRLKSDELWYYHAGSPLTVHMIFPDGTYEAKKLGLNVEAGEVPQIAVPKNTIFGSSVEDADTFSLVGCMVAPGFDFEDFELFTQEELLADYPQHKEVIRKMAYKTIQE
- a CDS encoding ABC transporter ATP-binding protein; protein product: MLKVQNIDVFYGNIQALKGLSLEVNEGEIVTLIGANGAGKSTLLKTLSGLIKPKGGIIEYEGFSIAGKAAQTIVKSGISHVPEGRRVFANMSVEENLELGAYLRNDKAGIKKDMDHVFELFPRLLERRKQQSGTLSGGEQQMLAMGRALMAKPKLLLMDEPSMGLAPLMVKNIFNIIEQVNKEGTTVLLVEQNANMALSVANRAYVLETGRIVLSGTAKELQESEQVKAAYLGGL
- a CDS encoding ABC transporter ATP-binding protein — translated: MTGNLLINVENMGIQFGGLKAVQGVNMYLNRGELVGLIGPNGAGKTTSFNMLTGVYMPTEGTITFDGIKLNGLAPYQVTQKGISRTFQNIRLFKELSVLDNVKVANHSLAKHSMWSSIFRLPNHFKGEVEMEHQSIEFLKIFGLDVYRDELAKNLPYGMQRRLEIARALAAKPKLLLLDEPAAGMNPQETHDLMELIAFIRKEFGLTILLIEHDMSLVMGICERIYVLDHGQLIADGTPEEIRNNPKVIEAYLGEEVIS
- a CDS encoding branched-chain amino acid ABC transporter permease yields the protein MKKSKVFWGYAVLALVIYAVVQVLISTNILDIYYQNMLITICINIMLAVSLHIVIGITGQFSIGHAGFLAVGAYISAIITTKLMLPFPLAIFLGALAAAVAGLIVGIPTLRLKGDYLAIATLGFAEIIRIIFLNTDYVGGAAGMQVEYLSNWTYAFIGVVLTILVISNFTNSRHGRACISIREDEIAADAMGINTTYYKVVAFAIGSFFAGLAGAIFAHNFYIIQPTTFGFLKSFDILIYVVLGGLGSLSGSVIAAIFLTVISAYLANFPETRMIIYSLVLIVVMLYRPTGLMGTKEVTDLFKFGRKGGTK
- a CDS encoding branched-chain amino acid ABC transporter permease, giving the protein MEWIQQLVNGISLGSIYALIALGYTMVYGIIKLINFAHGDVFMIGSFIGFYAIAKWELGFFPALLLAMTVCAIFGVLIERIAYKRLRNATRIAALITAIGVSLLIEYTTIFFRGAQPAAYPEVIKSKSFDVFGVQISSTSILILSVAIVLMILLQFIVHKTKIGKAMRAVSHDADAARLMGINVDNTISATFAIGSALAGAAGVIFGVYYTKIDPLMGVIPGVKAFIAAVLGGIGIIPGAVVGGMLLGVVESLVSALGFSLWRDAAAFVILILILIFRPSGIFGKNAREKV
- a CDS encoding ABC transporter substrate-binding protein: MKENKKLKKFGSLLIASSLLAGVLAGCGNGDSSSSGGGSSSGGGSSNGDTIKIGANLELSGNVASYGSSIALGADLAVKEINDNGGIDGKKIDLIKVDNKSENSEATAAAIKLATQDKVVAMLAPATSGNTVATVQIANKNKIPIVTGSGTAPNITVNDNGSINEYAFRTCFIDPFQGIVAANFAADNLKAKNVAIFADNASDYAKGLAKSFKETITKNGGKVVKEEAYVAKDADFRTQLTSIKAENPDFIFIPGYYEEVGLIVKQAREMGITVPLMGADGWDSPTLVELAGADALNNTFITNHYSSEDKDAKIQDFVKAFKAANSDKAPDAFNALGYDTIYYIADAIKRAGSTDGEAIKNALADTKDLSLVTGTFSVDENHNPIKTATVLEFKDGKQVFNSKVNP
- a CDS encoding SAM-dependent methyltransferase, whose translation is MNEHQFDKNLHINTVGEQYGFPKLAHYHRYEPTPYVGLEQLFSEYEMPDNPVFIDMGCGKGRVPIYVHHKLHIPTIGIEMDAGFYAEAENNKRSYLQKKSAQAPITLIHSIAEDYAIQPCDTVFFFFNPFSIHIFRTVIHNIWKSYEQHMREIHIILYYPPYDYLQFLHHGTPFELIHEVHLENETNINERLCVFVLKEA